A window from Citrus sinensis cultivar Valencia sweet orange chromosome 5, DVS_A1.0, whole genome shotgun sequence encodes these proteins:
- the LOC102625242 gene encoding mechanosensitive ion channel protein 10-like yields the protein MEMSRPDHVVLFIDQQRPTNPSMQTELNKEPNNILPLEKKSLSFSAPDLQQIPDTRKNALRRLSFSKPKSRLQERNYPLTAHNKTIPESYEIEPFPDDSNNISSTDDNDDEWDKELEDDAEDEDMGTESKQQRKKKRKLKWRLFVELVLFFIIMIGLICSLTIKSIKIERKWGLEIWKWCLMVMVTFCGRLVSAWVMGFAVFLIERNFMLREKVLYFVYGLRNSIRNCMWLGLVLLAWTCIFNEKLHKKNKILEKVFQALVAVLLGATIWLIKIVLVKVLASSFHVTTYFDRMKESVFHHYILETLSGPPIMEGSMANDEEKQNPNHNLSGSMSLPANWKEGKWKDARNVYKSKRFGSRKIDMEKLRKLSMERTASAWSMKRLVSYIKSSGLSTISKTVDYFGNAESEITSEWEARNSAQRIFKNVAKPGAKFIEEEDLMRFLKRVEVHTIFPLFEGALETGRITKSSFRNWVVRAYFERKSLAHSLNDTKTAVQQLHKLASAVVIVVIIVVSLLVMELATTKVVFFVLTQLVLVGFMFQNTCKMVFESIVFIFVMHPFDIGDRCVIDGVQMVVEEMNILTTVFLRYDMEKIYYPNAVLLTKPISNFYRSPEMSDNVNFTIDMSTSMETIIALKKAIQVYVESKPNYWNPKHSVIVKEIAELNKLKMCLSVQHTINHQNYGERSIRISELILELKKIFENLGIKYHLLPQEIHITQLNLDNWTMPSHT from the exons ATGGAAATGTCAAGGCCTGATCATGTGGTTCTCTTTATAGATCAACAACGCCCTACAAATCCATCCATGCAAACTGAGCTTAACAAGGAACCTAATAATATTCTTCCATTGGAGAAAAAGTCTCTCAGCTTCTCAGCTCCTGATCTTCAACAAATCCCAGATACAAGGAAAAATGCCCTACGCCGTCTCAGCTTCTCAAAACccaaatcaagattacaagaGCGCAACTACCCACTCACTGCACACAACAAAACAATCCCTGAATCCTACGAAATCGAACCCTTTCCTGATGACAGCAACAATATTTCTTCAACAGATGACAATGACGATGAGTGGGACAAAGAGCTTGAGGATGAtgctgaagatgaagatatgGGAACTGAATCAAAGCagcagagaaagaaaaagaggaagTTGAAATGGAGActttttgtggaattggtattatttttcatcatcatGATTGGTTTGATATGTTCGCTGACAATAAAATCTATCAAGATTGAGCGGAAATGGGGCCTTGAGATTTGGAAATGGTGCTTAATGGTAATGGTAACCTTTTGTGGCCGCTTAGTTTCAGCTTGGGTGATGGGTTTTGCCGTCTTCTTAATCGAACGCAACTTCATGCTTAGAGAAAAGGTACTCTATTTTGTTTATGGCCTTAGAAACAGCATCAGAAATTGCATGTGGTTGGGTCTTGTGCTTCTTGCATGGACTTGCATCTTCAACGAGAAACTTcacaagaaaaacaagataCTTGAGAAGGTGTTTCAAGCATTGGTGGCTGTGTTACTTGGTGCAACAATTTGGCTAATCAAGATTGTGTTAGTCAAAGTGTTGGCCTCATCTTTTCATGTAACCACATACTTTGATAGAATGAAGGAGAGTGTGTTCCATCACTACATTTTGGAAACTCTATCAGGTCCACCAATAATGGAGGGATCAATGGCGAATgatgaagaaaaacaaaaccctAACCATAACCTGAGTGGATCTATGTCATTGCCAGCAAATTGGAAGGAGGGAAAGTGGAAGGACGCGAGGAATGTTTACAAATCGAAGAGGTTTGGGTCGAGGAAAATCGACATGGAGAAGCTGAGGAAGCTGAGCATGGAGAGGACAGCATCAGCTTGGAGCATGAAGAGACTGGTGAGCTACATTAAGTCTTCGGGGTTGTCAACGATTTCTAAGACTGTTGATTATTTTGGAAATGCGGAATCAGAGATTACAAGTGAATGGGAAGCTAGAAACTCTGCTCAAAGGATCTTTAAGAACGTAGCCAAACCCGGTGCGAA GTTTATTGAAGAGGAAGATCTAATGAGATTCTTGAAGAGGGTTGAGGTTCATACAATATTTCCTCTCTTTGAAGGAGCCCTTGAGACTGGAAGGATTACAAAATCTTCATTCAGAAATTGGGTG GTTCGAGcttattttgaaagaaaatcattagcaCATTCGTTGAATGACACAAAAACAGCAGTGCAGCAGCTTCATAAATTAGCAAGTGCAGTGGTGATAGTGGTAATAATAGTGGTGTCTCTCCTAGTGATGGAGCTTGCAACAACAAAAGTTGTATTTTTCGTATTAACACAACTAGTTCTTGTGGGGTTCATGTTCCAAAACACTTGCAAGATGGTTTTTGAATCCATTGTCTTCATCTTCGTCATGCACCCTTTTGACATTGGAGATCGTTGTGTCATTGATGGTGTccag ATGgttgttgaagaaatgaaTATATTAACAACAGTGTTTCTTCGGTATGATATGGAGAAAATTTACTATCCGAATGCAGTTTTGCTCACAAAACCAATAAGCAATTTTTACAGAAGTCCAGAGATGAGTGATAATGTTAACTTCACCATTGATATGTCCACATCAATGGAGACCATCATTGCTCTTAAGAAGGCCATACAAGT GTATGTCGAGAGCAAACCCAACTACTGGAACCCTAAGCATTCGGTGATAGTGAAAGAGATAGCTGAGCTAAACAAGTTGAAAATGTGCCTGTCTGTGCAACATACAATCAATCACCAGAACTATGGAGAGAGGAGTATCAGGATATCAGAGCTTATTCTCGAGCTCAAAAAGATTTTCGAGAATCTGGGCATCAAGTATCATCTTCTTCCTCAGGAAATACACATCACCCAGCTCAACCTCGACAACTGGACCATGCCATCACACACTTAA
- the LOC107176118 gene encoding uncharacterized protein LOC107176118 codes for MSSSAKRKPVVGCPSSRKNWKNKFFFAGGNWCLVIYSLGGDIHLPMRFVTPGHLFFFMLLVPGRYLFISLTLSMFSDSWGLISKLNEDPLLKVETALVNASHCQDLLSPTNLLGSGLVDVVVGMDNKIFSVMSRKCAWGSGDSSSAPAPQKKSNINTFKAPIHALPPHPPRKNGEEKLRDKRPGVSTQFGDRASPLPPRDQGDYLTPYQKDYAKSVGPKMVKDIQSMSLGELAGFVQRVSFKLATLVSYYKNRSMRHERKLQAKNQDLKKKAESADRSKEKMLDLHSERDTLRTTYEEQVKSLNKQIAELKGKSTEVDDRLDAEYHSGIAFCYKCIIFLLKEEYPELNMSKLEICVQKYTAEQG; via the exons ATGTCGAGCTCTGCAAAGAGGAAACCAGTCGTCGGCTGTCCTTCCTCGCGTaaaaattggaagaacaaattcttctttgctggGGGGAATTGGTGCCTAGTGATTTATTCGCTTGGTGGTGATATTCACCTTCCAATGCGTTTTGTCACACCaggtcatttatttttctttatgctTCTCGTCCCTGGTCgttacttatttatttctttaaccTTGTCTATGTTTTCAGATTCGTGGGGCCTTATCAGTAAACTTAACGAAGACCCGCTACTCAAGGTTGAAACTGCTCTAGTGAATGCCTCCCACTGTCAGGATCTCCTGTCACCGACAAATCTCCTCGGATCTGGTCTTGTGGACGTTGTTGTTGGGATGGATAATAAGATCTTTAGTGTCATGTCAAGGAAATGTGCTTGGGGGTCAGGTGATTCCAGCAGCGCTCCTGCTCCTCAGAAGAAAAGTAATATCAACACTTTCAAAGCTCCTATTCATGCTTTGCCCCCTCATCCGCCTCGAAAGAATGGCGAAGAGAAGCTTCGTGACAAGAGACCTGGGGTCAGCACTCAATTCGGAGATCGAGCCTCGCCGCTTCCGCCTCGGGACCAAGGCGACTATTTGACCCCGTATCAGAAGGATTACGCCAAATCGGTTGGGCCCAAAATGGTCAAAGACATTCAGAGCATGAGTCTCGGCGAGCTAGCTGGCTTTGTCCAGAGGGTCTCTTTTAAGCTTGCCACTTTGGTTTCCTACTACAAGAACAGGTCTATGCGCCATGAGAGAAAGCTTCAAGCGAAGAATCAGGACCTGAAGAAAAAGGCTGAATCCGCTGATCGGTCGAAGGAAAAGATGCTCGATCTGCATAG CGAGCGAGACACTTTGAGGACGACCTATGAGGAGCAAGTCAAGTCCTTGAACAAGCAGATAGCCGAGCTGAAGGGTAAATCTACTGAGGTGGACGACCGACTTGATGCAGAGTATCATTCTGGGATCGCCTTTTGCTATAAATGCATCATATTCTTGCTTAAAGAGGAATATCCGGAGCTGAACATGAGCAAGCTGGAGATATGTGTGCAGAAGTATACGGCCGAGCAGGGCTAG